In the genome of Clostridiales bacterium, the window AGGGCAAGACAAGGAAGTACACGTTCAGCACAATGGACAGGTGGCGGAATTGTACTAGGACCAAAGCCAAGAAGTTATAGATATACATTGCCCAAAAAGGTTAGAAGAATAGCACTGAAGTCAGCATTTGCTTCAAAGGTTAATGAGAAAGAGATGTTGGTTTTAGATGAGTTAAAGTTAGATGAATTTAAAACAAAGAGAATGGTAGAGATATTTAATAACTTGAAGGTGGATGGAACAGCATTGCTAGTTATAGAAGGATGCGATAAAAAGGTAGTTAATTCAGCTAGAAATATACCAGGAGTGACTGTTGCATCAGTTAATACAATAAATGTTTATGATATACTAAGACATAGAAATCTTATTATGACAAAAGATGCAGTGTCTAAGGTTGAGGAGGTGTATGCATAATGAAAAGAGCAGAGGATATCATTATACAGCCTTATATTACAGAGAAAAGCAATTTTTTAATGAGCCAAGGTAAATACACTTTTGTAGTAGATAAGAAAGCTACTAAGATAGATGTGAAAAAAGCTGTTGAGGAGCTTTTTGGAGTTAAAGTTTTGAAAGTGAACATAATTAACTGCAAAGGAAAGAAAAAAAGAGTAGGAGTTCACCAAGGTTACACAGCAGCGTGGAAGAAGTCAATTGTTCAAATTGCGTTGAATCCAGGAGAGGAAAGTTATTTACAAAAGGGCGGAAAGAAGGCTGCTGTAGATAAGAAATATAAAACAGAGATTGAGATATTTGGTACAGCTCAATAGAAATATTAAAAAAAGGAGTGAGAAAAAGTGGCAATAAAAAGTTGTAAACCGGTTACACCGGCGAGAAGATTTATGACATTCGTAAAATCTGATGAGATTACGAGAACAGAGCCAGAGAAGTCTCTTCTTAGACCATTAAAGAAAACTGGCGGAAGAAATATGCATGGAAGAATAACTGTTCGTCATCGCGGAGGCGGGAATAGAAGAAAATATAGGCTTATAGACTTTAAAAGGAATAAAGATGGAGTTCCAGCAAAAGTATTTTCTATAGAATATGATCCTAACAGAAGTGCAAATATTGCATTGCTTGTTTATAATGACGGAGAGAAGAGATATATATTGGCTCCATTAGGGTTAAAAGTAGGAGATATAATAGAGTCAGGAGATAATGTAGATATAAGAGTAGGTAATGCATTGCCAATATCAAATATACCTGTAGGTACATTGATTCATAATATTGAGTTAAAGCCAGGCAAAGGTGGACAGATGGTTAGATCTGCAGGAAATGTTGCCCAACTTATGGCTAAAGATGAAAAGTATGCGCAAGTAAGACTTCCATCAGGAGAAGTTAGAATGGTGTTGGTGACTTGTAGAGCTACAATTGGTCAAGTTGGAAATTTAGATCATGAGAATGTTACAATAGGAAAAGCAGGAAGAAAAAGATGGATGGGAAGAAGACCTAAGGTACGTGGTATCGTAATGAATCCAGTAGATCACCCACACGGAGGAGGAGAAGGTAAATCACCTATTGGAAGGCCTAGTCCGGTTACACCATGGGGTAAACCAACACTTGGGTATAAGACAAGAAAGAAAAATAAAAAATCAGATAAGTATATAGTGAAGAAAAGGAATAAGAAGTAGAATAAAAAAGTTTTAAAAGGAGGGAATAAAGTTACATGAGTAGATCATTGAAAAAAGCACCATTTGTTTCAAAATCGTTGTTTGATAAAATATTAAAAATGGCAGATGACAGCGAGAAGAAAGTTATAAAAACTTGGTCAAGATCTTCAACAATATATCCTGAAATGGTAGGCTACACAATAGCTGTTCATGATGGAAGGAAACATGTTCCGGTATATATAACAGAGGATATGATAGGTCATAAATTGGGAGAGTTTGCACCAACAAGGACTTACAAAGGACATGGTAAAAATAATGAACGTTCATCTTCGGTGAAATGATATGAATTCTAGAGAAAGGAGGAAAGTAAGGTGTCAGAGGAAAAAAAGAATTTAGAAGTTAGTAACGAGGTTAAGAAAAACAAAGTAGTGCATGTACCAAAATCAAAAAGATTACCAGTTCTTACTAAGAAAGAGAAAAGAGAGCAAGGTATAGGAAAAGATGAAGGAAGAGCTATAGTAAAATATATTAGAATTTCTTCAAGAAAGGCAAGAATTGTCCTTAACCTAATAAGGAATAAAGGAATAGTAGAAGCAACAGGTATATTAAAGAATACACCAAAAGCAGCTTCACCAATTCTTTTGAAATTATTGAATTCTGCTATAGCTAATGCTGTTAATAATAATGGACTAGATTCAGAAAGTTTATATATTGCAGAAGCCTATGCAAATCAAGGTCCAACATTGAAGAGAATTAGACCAAGAGCGCAAGGAAGGGCAAATAGAATAAATAAGAGAACAAGTCATATTACAATAGTAGTAAAAGAAAGGAAATAATAAAAAAAGGAGGTTGAATAATGGGTCAGAAGGTAAATCCACACGGTCTAAGAGTTGGTATAATAAAAGATTGGGACACAAAGTGGTATGCAAATAAAAAAGAGTTTAGCGAGTTTTTGGTAGAAGATTTTAAAATAAGAGAAGTACTTAAGAAGAAATTATATGTAGCAGGTATTTCAAGAATTGAGATTGAAAGAGCGGCGAATAAAGTAAAAATAAACATAAGCACTTCAAGACCAGGTATTGTAATAGGAAAAGGTGGTGCTGGAGTAGAAGAGCTTCGTAAAATTTTAGAAAAGGTAACTAATAGAGGAATAGTTATAAATATAACAGAAGTAAAGAAGCCAGAGATGGATGCACAGTTAGTTGCAGAGAATATAGCATCTCAGTTAGAGAGAAGAATTTCATTTAGAAGAGCGATGAAACAGTGTATGTCTAAGGCAATGAAAGCTGGAGCAAAAGGAATAAAAACTTCAGTGTCAGGACGTGTAGGTGGAGCGGAGATAGCTAGAACAGAGCAATATCATGAAGGGACAATTCCACTTCAAACTTTAAGGGCTGATATAGATTATGGTTTTGCAGAAGCAAATACTACTTATGGAAAATTAGGAGTAAAAGTTTGGATTTATAAAGGAGAAGTACTTCCAGCTGTGAAGAGGAATGACGAAGTGGAAGGAGGTAAAAACTGATGTTAATGCCAAAGAGAGTTAAACGTAGGAAAGTGCATAGAGGTAGAATGAAAGGTGTAGCAAGAAGAGGAAATTTCCTTGCGTATGGGGATTATGGTTTGGTGGCTATGGAGCCTGCTTGGGTTACAAGTAATCAAATAGAAGCTGCCAGAATAGCGCTTACTCGTTACATAAAGAGGGGTGGTAAGGTTTGGATAAAGATTTTTCCAGACAAACCAGTAACAAAGAAGCCAGCTGAAACTCGTATGGGTAAAGGTAAAGGTTCACCAGAGTTTTGGGTTGCTGTAGTGAAGCCAGGTAGAGTGTTGTTTGAGTTATCAGGAGTACCAGAGGAGGTAGCGCGTGAAGCATTAAGACTTGCAATGCATAAATTGCCAATCAAGTGTAAGTTTATTGCACGTGAAAAAGAAGTAGGTGGTGAAGCAAATGAAGGCTAATGAGATCAGAGAAAAGACTAATGAAGAATTAGAAAAAGAGTTGAATGAGCTTAAGAAAGAGTTGTTCAAATTGAGATTTCAACCTGCTACTAATCAGCTTGAGAATCCTATGAAGATAAAAAAAGTCAAGAGGAATATAGCTGTTATAAAGACAATTATTAGAGAAAGAGAAATAAAGAGTGTTTAATTAAGGTGTAGATGGAAAGGAGGCAATTAGAGGTGGCAGAGAAGAGAGGTTTGAGAAAAACAAGAGTTGGTAAAGTTTTAAGTAACAAGATGGAAAAGACAATTGTAGTTGCAGTTGAGGATAACGTAGCACATTCATTGTATGGTAAAATAATAAAGAGAACATATAAGCTAAAGGCCCATGACGAGAATAATGAGTGTCAAATAGGGGATATAGTTGAAGTTATGGAAACAAGACCGTTGAGTAAAGATAAAAGATGGAGACTCGTTAGAGTTGTTCAAAAGGCTAAATAGTAGTGAATAAGGAAGGAGGGCGTATGATATGATACAAGTTGAAACAGAACTAAAGGTAGCAGATAACAGTGGAGCCAGAAGAGTTAAATGTATAAAAGTTCTTGGTGGTTCGTTGAGAAAATATGCTAATATAGGAGATGTAATAGTTGCTTCTGTAAAAGAGGCAACACCAGGAGCAGTTGTTAAAAAAGGAGACGTTGTAAAGTGCGTTGTTGTTCGCACAAAAAGAGGAGTTGCAAGACCGGATGGATCATATATAAGGTTTGACGAGAATGCAGCAGTTTTAATAAAGGATGACAAAAATCCTAGGGGTACACGTATATTTGGACCATGTGCTAGAGAGCTAAGAGATAAGGAATACATGAAGATATTATCATTAGCACCAGAGGTATTGTAAGATAAAGTTTCTAGAAGTATATGAGGAAGGAGGAGTTTATATCATGGCAAATAAGGTACATGTAAAAACAGGTGACAAAGTATTAGTATTAACTGGTAAAGATAGAGGAAAAGAAGGAAAGATATTAAAAGTATATCCAAATAAGAATAGAGTTGTAGTGGAAGGTATAAATATTGTTAAGAAACATAAAAAACCAAGATCTGCAGGTCAACAAGGTGGTATAATAGAACAAGAAGCAGCATTGGATGCATCTAACGTTATGCTAGTATGTCCAAGATGTAATAAAGCATCTAGAGTAGAGAGAAAAATTCTAGAAAATGGAGATAAGGTTAGAGTTTGCAAAAAGTGTAAAGAAACAATAGACGTTATAAAGAAAGCCAAAAAAGCTTAGTTAGGTATAAGTAGAAAGGAGGAAAAGAATGTCTAGGTTAAAGGAAAGATATATGCAAGAAGTACAAGGTGCGTTAAAAGAAAAATTTAAATATACAAGTATTATGCAAGTACCAAAAGTTGAAAAAATAGTTATAAATATAGGATTGGGAGAAGTAAGAGAAAATCCAAAAGCTATTGAGTCGGCTATGAACGATTTGGCATTAATAACAGGACAAAAACCAATAGTTACAAAAGCTAAGAAATCTATAGCAGCTTTTAAATTAAGAGAAGGTGTTAGTATAGGTTGTAAAGTTACTCTAAGAGGAGAAAAAATGTATGTGTTTATGGATAAACTATTTAATATAGGTCTTCCTAGAGTAAGAGATTTTAGAGGAGTTTCAGAAAATTCTTTTGACGGAAGAGGTAATTACTCATTGGGAATAAAAGAGCAACTTATTTTTCCAGAGATAGAGTATGATAAAATAGATAAAATTAGGGGTATGGATATCACTTTTGTTACTTCTGCAAAATCAGATGAGGAAGCAAAAGAACTTTTGACTATGCTAGGTATGCCATTTCACCACAACTAGAAGGAGGGAAGTTTGATGGCAAAGATGTCTCTAAAAGAGAAGCAAAAAAGAAAGCAAAAATATAAAACAAGAGAGTATAATAGATGTAAGTTATGTGGTAGACCACATGCATATATGAGGAAGTTTGGTATTTGTCGTTTATGCTTTAGGATGTTAGCATATAAAGGTCAAATACCAGGAATTAAGAAGGCAAGCTGGTAAAATTAAGAAGGGAGGTAGAAAGAAAAATGCAAATAACTGATACTATAGCAGATTTATTAACAAGAATAAGAAATGCGAGTGCGGCGAAGCATGAGTCAGTAGATATTCCTGCATCAAATATGAAGAAAGCAATAGCTAATATATTGCTAGAAGAGGGATATGTTCGTGAGGTACAAGTAATAGAGGATAATAAGCAAGGTATTATAAGAATTACATTGAAGTATGCTAATAAGAAGGGTGTTATTTCTGGATTGAAAAGAATCAGTAAACCAGGACTTAGGGTTTACGCAGGAAAAGAGGATCTTCCAAAGGTTTTGGGAGGTTTGGGAATAGCATTAATTTCAACATCTAAAGGTGTAATGACAGATAAGAATGCTAGAAAACTAGGTGTTGGTGGAGAAGTATTAGCTTATGTTTGGTAATTAAAAAAATTCTGAAAAGGACCAAAGTAGTTCATAATCTTAAGAATGGAAGGATGAAAAAGGAAATGTCAAGAATAGGAAGAAAGCCGATAGATGTACCTAAGAATGTAGAGTTTAAGTTAGAAAGCGGGAATATGGTTACAGTAAAAGGACCTAAAGGCTTATTAAAAAAGAAGTTACATGAAGATATGATCATAGAATTTAAAGATGGTGTTATAGAAGTTAAGAGACCATCTGAAATAAAGAAGCATAAAGCATTGCATGGGTTAACTAGAACATTGATAGCCAATATGGTTTTAGGTGTTACAGAAGGTTTCCAAAAAGAGTTGGAAATAAACGGAGTAGGTTATAGGGCACAGAAACAAGGAAAGAAATTAGTTCTTTCATTAGGATATTCACATCCAGTTGAAATAGAAGAGATTGAAGGAATATCTATAGAAGTGCCAGCACCTAATGTTATAATTGTAAAAGGTGCAGATAAGCAGATTGTTGGAGAGTTTGCAGCCAATATAAGAGGTAAGAGAGAGCCTGAACCTTATAAAGGAAAGGGAATTAAGTATAAAGAAGAAAGAATAAGACGTAAAGAAGGAAAAGCAGGCGGGAAAGGTAAAAAATAGGAAGGGGTGAAATTGGCATGGCAGTAAAACTTGACAGGAAGAAAAGAAGAGAGAGAATTCACAGAAGGGTAAGAAAAAAAGTAAGCGGAACAGCTAGTAGACCTAGATTGAGTGTGCATAAAAGCTTAAAGCATATGAGGGCTCAAATAATTGATGACACTGCTGGAATGACATTGGTTGCAGCATCTACTGAAGAATTAAAATCGGTCTTAGATTTTGGAGGCAATATAGAAGCAGCTAAAGAATTAGGTAAGCTAATAGCGAAAAAAGCACTTGAAAAAAGTATAACAACAGTTGTATTTGACAGAGGTGGATGTATATATCATGGCAGAATAAAAGCTTTAGCTGAAGCTGCTCGTGAGGCAGGTTTGAAATTTTAATAAAGGAGGGAAAAATAAGTGCAAGAAAACAAACGAATAGATCCAAATACTCTTGAGTTGGAGGAAAAAGTAGTAATTTCAAAGCGTGTAACAAAAGTTGTAAAAGGTGGTAGGAATTTTCGCTTTAGCGTATTAGTAGTGGTAGGAGATAGGAATGGTCATGTTGGTATCGGAACAGGAAAATCTCGTGAAGTTCCAGATGCAATTAAGCAAGCTGTAGAGAAAGCTAAAAAGAATCTAAAGACTATTGCGTTATTAGATACGACAATACCACATGAAATTGTAGGAATACATGGAGCAGGAAAGGTTTTATTAAAGCCTGCAGGAAAAGGTACAGGAGTTATAGCAGGAGGACCAGTTAGAATGGTACTAGAGTTAGCAGGAATTAAAGACATAAGAACTAAGTCTTTAGGGTCGAACAATGCTAGAAATATGGTAGAAGCAACATTAAATGGTCTTATGGAGCTAAGAACAGCTGAAGAAATAGCTAAGCTTCGTGGCAAGACCGTAGAAGAAGTTTTAAGCTAGGAGGAAAACTTTGATGTCAAAATTAAAAATAACTTTAATAAAAAGTACAAACAAAGCTAAAAAAAATCAATTTGCGACTGTAAGGGCCTTAGGATTAAAAAAAATAGGCCAAACAGTTGTTCAAAATGATAATCCTCAAATAAGAGGTATGATAGCAGTGGTACCTCATTTATTACAAGTGGAAGAGATTTAATGAGGAGGTGTGAATATGAAACTAAATGAATTAAGATCTATACCTAATTCTACGAAAGTTAGTAAAAGAAAAGGAAGAGGGCATGGAACAGGAAATGGAAAGACAGCTGGAAGAGGGCATAAAGGTCAGAACGCAAGATCTGGTGGAGGAGTAAGGCTAGGTTTTGAAGGTGGACAAATGCCTTTGTACAGAAGGATACCAAAGAGAGGATTTAATAACATATTCAGAAAGATTTATGCTGTAGTCAATGTATCTGATTTAGAAAGATTCGATAATGATACAGAAGTAACAGCAGCTTTATTAAAAGAAGCTGGGTTAGTAAAAAAAGTTGTAGATGGAGTTAAGATACTAGGTAATGGGGAGCTTTCAAAGAAACTAGTAGTTAAAGCCACTAAATTTACAAAGACAGCGCAAGAAAAAATAGAGTCTGTAGGAGGAAAGGTAGAGGTGATATAACGTGGGTAATATGCTAGACACATTTAGGAATGCCTGGAAAATTTCAGATCTTAGAAAGAAGATATTCTTTACTATATTTATGTTGTTAGTTTTTAGGTTAGGTTCACATATACCTGTACCAGGTATGAATGCAGCAAGGTTGCAAGATTTAATGAGGCGTGGTGGAGCTATTTTTGGATTTTTTGATATAGTATCGGGGGGTTCATTCGCGAATGCAACAATATTTGCAATGAGTATAACTCCTTACATAAATGCATCTATAATAGTTCAATTGTTAACTGTCGCTATCCCTAAATTTGAACAGTTATCAAAAGAGGGAGAAGAGGGACGAAAGATTATAGCCCAAATTATAAGATATACAACAGTGGTATTGGCATTTGTGCAGGCAGTTGGTTTGACTATAGGTATGAGATCATCAATATATGGTGGATTGAATGTGTTAAGTTTTATTACAGTTACGTTATCATTTACAGCAGGTACAGCATTTTTGATGTGGTTAGGTGAGCAAATAACAGAAAAAGGAATTGGTAATGGTATATCTATGCTTATTTTTGCTGGAATAGTATCTAGAGCTCCAGTAGGTGCACTTGCTATAGTTCAGAATTTTAGAGCTGGTAAATTTGGACAGGGAGCGATGGCGTATTTAGCTATAAGTGTTGTTTTAGCCGTGTTTGTGGCAATTATAGCATTAGTTATATGGGTGCAAGAGGCAGAGAGAAGGATACCTGTTCAATATGCAAAGAGAGTAGTTGGAAGAAAAATGTACGGTGGCCAAAGTACACATATTCCAATCAAAGTAAACTTAGCAGGAGTAATGCCAATAATATTTGCAATGTCTTTTGTTGCATTACCATCAACAATAATATCAGTGTTTGCACCAAATTCACAAAATAAAATACTTGTTTGGTTTAGAAATGCACAGACAAGTATATTGTTTGCGCTACTTACAGGTGTATTGATAATATTCTTTACATTCTTTTATTCATATATTCAATTCAATCCAATTGAGATTGCGAATAATATGAAGAAAAATGGAGGATTTATTCCAGGTATAAGACCAGGTAAACCTACATCGGAATATATATCTAAAATTTTGAATAGAGTAACTTGGTTTGGAGCAATATTTTTGGCGATCATACAGTTATTCCCATCAATAGTAGGAAAGTTAACACATATTAATGGAGTATGGTTTGCTGGTACAAGTGTATTGATCCTTGTAAATGTTGCATTAGATACAGTAAAACAAATAGAGTCTCAAATGATAATGAGACACTATAAAGGTTTTTTAGGGTAAGTTTTGAATGAAACTTGTTGGTAAGATAAGGAGGATTTTATGAATATAGTAATGTTGGGAGCTCCTGGAGCGGGAAAAGGAACTCAAGCTGAGAAGATTTCTCAAAAATACGGTATACCTCATGTATCAACAGGTGATATATTTAGACAATCTATAAAAAACGGTACTCCACTAGGAGTTGCTGCGAAAAGTTACATAGATCAGGGATTATTAGTTCCTGATCATGTGACTAATAACATGGTAAAAGAAGTGTTATTAAAAGATGAGTTTAAGAATGGATTTATTCTAGACGGATATCCAAGAACTATATCACAGGCTGAGTTTTTTACCAAAGCATTAGAGGAACAGGGTAAGGATTTGGATATGGTATTAAACATAGAGGTTGATGAAAAAGATATATTAGAGAGAATGACAGGGAGAAGAGTGTGTACTAAGTGTAACACAACATACCATGTGATTTTCAATAAATCAAAGGATAATGTTTCTTGTGACAAATGTGGTACTGTATTGATTCAAAGAGATGATGATAAAGAAGAAACTGTGAAGAAAAGACTTAACGTTTACAAACAGGAGACTATGCCATTGGTAGAGTATTATACTAATAATAAGAAGATACGGACAGTACAGGGTAAGGGGACTGTTGAAGAGATTTTTGATAGTGTTATAGACGCTATAGAAAGATGAGTTTTGGGTGTATAATATGATAACAATAAAGAATAAAGCTGAATTAGACATAATGAGAAAAGCAGGAGAGATAGTAGCATTAGCACATGAAGAAATCCGGAAAAATGTAGTTCCTGGAGTGACTACATTGGAGTTAGATAGAATAGCAGAGGAAGTTATAAAAAAACATAATGCTATTCCATCTTTTAAAGGTTATGAAGGGTTACCTGGGGCTGTTGATTTTCCAGCAAGTATTTGTGCTTCTGTGAATGAGGAGGTTGTACATGGAATACCTGGAGCTAGAGTTTTAAAAGAAGGAGATATAATAAGTATTGATATAGGTGCTTATTATAATGGATATCATGGAGATGCAGCAAGAACTGTGCCAGTAGGTAATATATCAGAAGAGGCACGTAGGCTTATAGAAGTTACAAAAGAAAGTTTCTTTAAAGGCATGAGTAAAGCTGTTGAAGGCAATAGAATAATAGATATTTCTGGAGCAGTGGAAGACTATGTAAAAAGCCATGGATATTCTGTAGTGAGAGACTATGTGGGACATGGCATAGGGCAAGAGATGCATGAGGATCCATCAATTCCTAATTATAGAACTATATTTAGGGGACCTAGACTAGAAAGAGGTATGGCGTTAGCAATTG includes:
- the rplO gene encoding 50S ribosomal protein L15 — its product is MKLNELRSIPNSTKVSKRKGRGHGTGNGKTAGRGHKGQNARSGGGVRLGFEGGQMPLYRRIPKRGFNNIFRKIYAVVNVSDLERFDNDTEVTAALLKEAGLVKKVVDGVKILGNGELSKKLVVKATKFTKTAQEKIESVGGKVEVI
- the rpsC gene encoding 30S ribosomal protein S3, which codes for MGQKVNPHGLRVGIIKDWDTKWYANKKEFSEFLVEDFKIREVLKKKLYVAGISRIEIERAANKVKINISTSRPGIVIGKGGAGVEELRKILEKVTNRGIVINITEVKKPEMDAQLVAENIASQLERRISFRRAMKQCMSKAMKAGAKGIKTSVSGRVGGAEIARTEQYHEGTIPLQTLRADIDYGFAEANTTYGKLGVKVWIYKGEVLPAVKRNDEVEGGKN
- the rplR gene encoding 50S ribosomal protein L18, with protein sequence MAVKLDRKKRRERIHRRVRKKVSGTASRPRLSVHKSLKHMRAQIIDDTAGMTLVAASTEELKSVLDFGGNIEAAKELGKLIAKKALEKSITTVVFDRGGCIYHGRIKALAEAAREAGLKF
- the rpsQ gene encoding 30S ribosomal protein S17 translates to MERRQLEVAEKRGLRKTRVGKVLSNKMEKTIVVAVEDNVAHSLYGKIIKRTYKLKAHDENNECQIGDIVEVMETRPLSKDKRWRLVRVVQKAK
- the rplW gene encoding 50S ribosomal protein L23, producing the protein MKRAEDIIIQPYITEKSNFLMSQGKYTFVVDKKATKIDVKKAVEELFGVKVLKVNIINCKGKKKRVGVHQGYTAAWKKSIVQIALNPGEESYLQKGGKKAAVDKKYKTEIEIFGTAQ
- a CDS encoding type Z 30S ribosomal protein S14; translated protein: MAKMSLKEKQKRKQKYKTREYNRCKLCGRPHAYMRKFGICRLCFRMLAYKGQIPGIKKASW
- the rplB gene encoding 50S ribosomal protein L2, producing the protein MAIKSCKPVTPARRFMTFVKSDEITRTEPEKSLLRPLKKTGGRNMHGRITVRHRGGGNRRKYRLIDFKRNKDGVPAKVFSIEYDPNRSANIALLVYNDGEKRYILAPLGLKVGDIIESGDNVDIRVGNALPISNIPVGTLIHNIELKPGKGGQMVRSAGNVAQLMAKDEKYAQVRLPSGEVRMVLVTCRATIGQVGNLDHENVTIGKAGRKRWMGRRPKVRGIVMNPVDHPHGGGEGKSPIGRPSPVTPWGKPTLGYKTRKKNKKSDKYIVKKRNKK
- the rplN gene encoding 50S ribosomal protein L14; translated protein: MIQVETELKVADNSGARRVKCIKVLGGSLRKYANIGDVIVASVKEATPGAVVKKGDVVKCVVVRTKRGVARPDGSYIRFDENAAVLIKDDKNPRGTRIFGPCARELRDKEYMKILSLAPEVL
- a CDS encoding adenylate kinase; translated protein: MNIVMLGAPGAGKGTQAEKISQKYGIPHVSTGDIFRQSIKNGTPLGVAAKSYIDQGLLVPDHVTNNMVKEVLLKDEFKNGFILDGYPRTISQAEFFTKALEEQGKDLDMVLNIEVDEKDILERMTGRRVCTKCNTTYHVIFNKSKDNVSCDKCGTVLIQRDDDKEETVKKRLNVYKQETMPLVEYYTNNKKIRTVQGKGTVEEIFDSVIDAIER
- the rplV gene encoding 50S ribosomal protein L22, whose translation is MHVPKSKRLPVLTKKEKREQGIGKDEGRAIVKYIRISSRKARIVLNLIRNKGIVEATGILKNTPKAASPILLKLLNSAIANAVNNNGLDSESLYIAEAYANQGPTLKRIRPRAQGRANRINKRTSHITIVVKERK
- the map gene encoding type I methionyl aminopeptidase, which encodes MITIKNKAELDIMRKAGEIVALAHEEIRKNVVPGVTTLELDRIAEEVIKKHNAIPSFKGYEGLPGAVDFPASICASVNEEVVHGIPGARVLKEGDIISIDIGAYYNGYHGDAARTVPVGNISEEARRLIEVTKESFFKGMSKAVEGNRIIDISGAVEDYVKSHGYSVVRDYVGHGIGQEMHEDPSIPNYRTIFRGPRLERGMALAIEPMVNIGTYKIKILGNKWTVVTADGKLSAHYENTVAITDKDPLILTML
- the rpmD gene encoding 50S ribosomal protein L30; amino-acid sequence: MSKLKITLIKSTNKAKKNQFATVRALGLKKIGQTVVQNDNPQIRGMIAVVPHLLQVEEI
- the rplF gene encoding 50S ribosomal protein L6, with amino-acid sequence MSRIGRKPIDVPKNVEFKLESGNMVTVKGPKGLLKKKLHEDMIIEFKDGVIEVKRPSEIKKHKALHGLTRTLIANMVLGVTEGFQKELEINGVGYRAQKQGKKLVLSLGYSHPVEIEEIEGISIEVPAPNVIIVKGADKQIVGEFAANIRGKREPEPYKGKGIKYKEERIRRKEGKAGGKGKK
- a CDS encoding 50S ribosomal protein L24 codes for the protein MANKVHVKTGDKVLVLTGKDRGKEGKILKVYPNKNRVVVEGINIVKKHKKPRSAGQQGGIIEQEAALDASNVMLVCPRCNKASRVERKILENGDKVRVCKKCKETIDVIKKAKKA
- the rpmC gene encoding 50S ribosomal protein L29, coding for MKANEIREKTNEELEKELNELKKELFKLRFQPATNQLENPMKIKKVKRNIAVIKTIIREREIKSV
- the rplE gene encoding 50S ribosomal protein L5; translation: MSRLKERYMQEVQGALKEKFKYTSIMQVPKVEKIVINIGLGEVRENPKAIESAMNDLALITGQKPIVTKAKKSIAAFKLREGVSIGCKVTLRGEKMYVFMDKLFNIGLPRVRDFRGVSENSFDGRGNYSLGIKEQLIFPEIEYDKIDKIRGMDITFVTSAKSDEEAKELLTMLGMPFHHN
- the secY gene encoding preprotein translocase subunit SecY: MLDTFRNAWKISDLRKKIFFTIFMLLVFRLGSHIPVPGMNAARLQDLMRRGGAIFGFFDIVSGGSFANATIFAMSITPYINASIIVQLLTVAIPKFEQLSKEGEEGRKIIAQIIRYTTVVLAFVQAVGLTIGMRSSIYGGLNVLSFITVTLSFTAGTAFLMWLGEQITEKGIGNGISMLIFAGIVSRAPVGALAIVQNFRAGKFGQGAMAYLAISVVLAVFVAIIALVIWVQEAERRIPVQYAKRVVGRKMYGGQSTHIPIKVNLAGVMPIIFAMSFVALPSTIISVFAPNSQNKILVWFRNAQTSILFALLTGVLIIFFTFFYSYIQFNPIEIANNMKKNGGFIPGIRPGKPTSEYISKILNRVTWFGAIFLAIIQLFPSIVGKLTHINGVWFAGTSVLILVNVALDTVKQIESQMIMRHYKGFLG
- the rpsS gene encoding 30S ribosomal protein S19 — protein: MSRSLKKAPFVSKSLFDKILKMADDSEKKVIKTWSRSSTIYPEMVGYTIAVHDGRKHVPVYITEDMIGHKLGEFAPTRTYKGHGKNNERSSSVK
- the rpsH gene encoding 30S ribosomal protein S8, producing MQITDTIADLLTRIRNASAAKHESVDIPASNMKKAIANILLEEGYVREVQVIEDNKQGIIRITLKYANKKGVISGLKRISKPGLRVYAGKEDLPKVLGGLGIALISTSKGVMTDKNARKLGVGGEVLAYVW
- the rplD gene encoding 50S ribosomal protein L4, whose translation is MPNIDVHNVKGEVVGKLELSENIFGIEVNESTLHLVVKNQLANKRQGTQSTKTKSEVSGGGKKPWKQKGTGRARQGSTRSAQWTGGGIVLGPKPRSYRYTLPKKVRRIALKSAFASKVNEKEMLVLDELKLDEFKTKRMVEIFNNLKVDGTALLVIEGCDKKVVNSARNIPGVTVASVNTINVYDILRHRNLIMTKDAVSKVEEVYA
- the rpsE gene encoding 30S ribosomal protein S5, producing MQENKRIDPNTLELEEKVVISKRVTKVVKGGRNFRFSVLVVVGDRNGHVGIGTGKSREVPDAIKQAVEKAKKNLKTIALLDTTIPHEIVGIHGAGKVLLKPAGKGTGVIAGGPVRMVLELAGIKDIRTKSLGSNNARNMVEATLNGLMELRTAEEIAKLRGKTVEEVLS
- the rplP gene encoding 50S ribosomal protein L16, with the protein product MLMPKRVKRRKVHRGRMKGVARRGNFLAYGDYGLVAMEPAWVTSNQIEAARIALTRYIKRGGKVWIKIFPDKPVTKKPAETRMGKGKGSPEFWVAVVKPGRVLFELSGVPEEVAREALRLAMHKLPIKCKFIAREKEVGGEANEG